The Desulfomicrobium escambiense DSM 10707 genome has a window encoding:
- a CDS encoding acetyltransferase: protein MNGVCILGASGHGKVVLGVLRSSQTAVLGFYDDDEELVGRAVSDTPVLGTVADFARRAGQAIVAIGDCMIRRQVVGMCRDACWVEAIHATAWVDPTARIGQGSVICAGAVVQPDSNIGRHCIVNTGATIDHDCRVGDFVHVCPGANIGGGVTIGDGTWVGIGSVVIQGVRIGTNVMVGAGATVLRDIPDNAVVVGSPARIVRFQASC from the coding sequence ATGAACGGAGTCTGCATTCTTGGGGCCAGTGGCCACGGAAAGGTTGTCCTTGGAGTTTTGCGTTCGTCGCAGACGGCTGTCCTTGGTTTTTATGACGATGATGAGGAGTTGGTCGGCAGGGCCGTGTCTGATACGCCCGTTCTTGGGACAGTTGCTGATTTTGCGCGGCGTGCGGGACAAGCCATTGTCGCGATAGGCGATTGCATGATCAGAAGACAGGTAGTCGGGATGTGCCGTGACGCTTGTTGGGTTGAAGCCATCCATGCGACGGCCTGGGTTGATCCGACGGCCCGGATCGGCCAGGGATCCGTGATTTGCGCAGGGGCTGTGGTGCAACCTGACAGCAATATAGGTCGGCATTGCATCGTCAATACCGGAGCTACGATCGATCACGATTGTCGTGTGGGGGATTTTGTGCACGTTTGCCCTGGCGCGAATATCGGCGGTGGCGTCACGATTGGCGACGGCACGTGGGTGGGGATCGGCAGCGTTGTCATACAGGGCGTCCGCATTGGGACCAACGTCATGGTTGGCGCGGGAGCGACCGTGTTGCGGGATATCCCGGACAATGCGGTTGTCGTGGGCTCCCCAGCTCGAATAGTGAGGTTTCAGGCGTCATGCTGA
- a CDS encoding sugar transferase: MIKRIVDILVSAGLLLALAPLLVLVALAVWAAMGCPVLFVQTRPGLGGHPFHMIKFRTMARATDGRGNLLPDSQRLTAFGRFLRSTSLDELPELWNVLTGDMSLVGPRPLLMEYLPLYSPKQARRHEVKPGITGWAQVNGRNALGWEERFALDVWYVDNQSIWLDLKILWLTVRSVFLRQGISSEGHETMPRFTGSGDLRRGE, encoded by the coding sequence ATGATCAAGCGGATCGTCGATATCCTGGTTTCGGCGGGGTTGCTGCTCGCGCTGGCGCCGCTGCTCGTGCTGGTCGCCTTGGCTGTGTGGGCCGCCATGGGCTGCCCGGTTCTATTCGTGCAGACCCGGCCGGGGTTGGGGGGGCATCCGTTCCACATGATCAAGTTCCGAACCATGGCGAGGGCCACGGACGGGCGGGGGAACCTTCTGCCGGATTCGCAGCGACTGACCGCGTTCGGGCGTTTCCTGCGGTCCACCTCCTTGGATGAGTTGCCCGAGTTGTGGAACGTGCTCACAGGAGACATGAGCCTCGTCGGCCCACGTCCCCTCCTGATGGAGTATCTGCCGCTGTACTCGCCGAAACAGGCGCGGCGTCACGAAGTGAAGCCCGGTATCACGGGGTGGGCCCAGGTCAACGGGCGCAATGCCCTTGGCTGGGAGGAGCGGTTCGCTCTTGATGTCTGGTATGTGGACAACCAAAGTATATGGTTGGATCTGAAGATCCTGTGGCTGACGGTACGGTCGGTTTTTCTGCGGCAAGGGATCAGTTCGGAAGGGCACGAGACCATGCCGAGGTTCACCGGTTCGGGCGATTTACGGAGAGGTGAATGA